GGACGTGGTATATCCCTCCTTTCCTCTTCACAAAACACCACCACGCCCAGAGTTTGAAGGGAAGAAAACCAGTTTGTCAAAGCCAGGCTGACAGACACGAAGAGACGTTCGTACACAACACAGCCTAtgtgcactgtgtgtttaccctGGCTAGTGCCAAGCATGAAAAGGCCCATTACAAACCTGATGTTCAGGAGCATGTTGGAACATACTGTCATTCAGAAGCATGTGGGGAAGAACACCCAGTGACACATATGGTTTGAGCAAATCCTCCTGAAaagcctttcccttctctccttaCGCTGTGATGATGAAAAAACACGAGAGCAGTTTGGCTGTAGCAGTGCCATGACTACTGATGATCACACCCATCAGTACTGCCCTCGTTTCCTTGTGCTCTCCTGCCTGCATCCATCTGTTACCTCTgatcttatttatttttatggataGCAAATACCAACTTTTCCTTCACTGAACAACCACATTTGAATTAATCCAAAGTCTTACAAGTAAAATAGAGTTAGCATAAGTAAGAAAGATACCTGAAGGTCAGATTCAATTAGAAAGATTCCTAAAGCAATAACAGCATCTCTGCGACGTTCATCTAACTGGAAAATGCCATGGAAATCCACTGGACACATACAGAGCAGTTTTTGTACCTGAAAAACAGCAGACGGAAAGAACAGTTGGAACAAGAAGCTCCCAGCCATCGTGTCCATGCCCTAGACAAGCAACAGCCTGGGCAGCTCTAGTATATCTGCAAATATTTCCACAGCAGAGAAGGAGCTGACAGGCTGTGGTTTCCAAGACTCCTTCAGATCTCCTCTGTTTGAAGTGAACAACAGACTTTCCATCTTCTGGAAGACAAACAGGTGGCCACATGACTCCACTTTAACCACCAATCTTAAAAAGAGCAGCTAAGGGCTTGGAAAGAGTGATGAataacagaaagcagaaaaagacagaaaaatctcaAATAGGTGTCAAACATTTTTACCACAACACGGGTTGATTTAAAAGCTTTCTTCAACACTTGAtcaagctgtttgtttgttttcagatctCAAAAGAATTTCTGAAACTGTTCAGAGCATCACATTTACAGAGCTCATTCCTGCATCCCTGGTACAACAAAGCTGTCCTTCCAGGGGCacggggcagccccagctgaGGGGCTCAGACCCGCCTCCCTCGCATGTCACAGGTCCCCACCCGGTCACCAAACCACCCAAGGCTGCGACTCTCCGCCCTCCCCACCCACGCAGCACAGACACTCCAGAGCCAGGATGTGCAAAAAACATGCAGCAGGCATATGCACATGTATTTATTCCTGTAAACAAAAAATGGGTGAATGCAGCTTGGGTTACAGCTACACCAATGCCTTCTTCATACATAGCACTAAACCATAAACTGTTACCTGGGTAAAACTTTTGCTTAAATCCTTTTAGCACAACAGATTAAGTTACTAGAACTATTATTTTCTCACTGCTTAATTATTACTTCACTCCATATCCAGCAAACACACACCTAAAGAATATATCAAATTTCCCAAGTACTTTGTTTTCCTACAGAACTGTTAAAAAAGGGCCAATGCAACAAGCATGTTGTCTTTTTACAAGTCTCCTTGATGTTAATAAATATTACCTAAAAAGGGCTGTCACAATAACTACCTCTGACCTATGTTTGGATGACAAGTTGCTTCCTATTTAGATAACTCTATAAACACTCCACCTTGAAATTTCTAAACCAGTATTTCCCTAGAGGATTAAAACAATTCGCTGGGTGCCCAGTGGAATTTAAGATTCTTGTCCTTAAGCTGCCAGACCTCCTAATTACAAGATCAGTAACACAACACAATAATTGTCTTGCTCAACACAAAACACAGAGGAAACATAAGCTCTGTAAAATAACTCCTGATGCATGCACCCCATGTCAGGTTAACATTTGTAACGACAAGAGGGAATAACTTCAGCTAGAGAGGAATCGTTAATGTCATTTAAGCCTCTGCAAACTCGAGGGACGTGCAGCCACCGCGAGGATCCACATCCGTGGTGAGGACACGAGGGCTGTTCCGAGGGCGGCGGTTCCTGTCACAactgtggttttgttcaggtcaCACGGGGCCGCACGAGTGTCCCACAGGCCCAGCAGCCCCCGCGCACACGCGGTGTGCCGGAGCCCACGGGCacggggcagccccagctgaGGGGCTCGGACCCACCTCCTTCGCATGTCACAGGTCCCCGCCGTCACCGGGCCACCAAACCACCCAAGGCCGCGACTCTCCGCCCTCCCCACCCACGCAGCACAGACACTTCAGAGCCAGGGCCCCATTCCCGCCACGGCACCGCCCCCTCCACACAGACACCACTCGCGTGACGCGCACACGCACTCCCCGACCACACGACGCCCACACACACGCGGCTCCCACGCCAGACCCCGCACAGCCGCAGCCCCTACGCGTGACACTCCCGCAGTCCCCACACAGGCACCTCCCCACGCGTGACGGCCCCTCTTCACGCACGCACCTTCTCCAGCGGCGCCGGGCTCTGCACGGCCAGTGACCGCGCCAGCGACAGCACCGTGTTGAAGTAGAAGCCGCGCGCGGTGCCCGCGCTGCTCCCCCGCCCGGCGCCCGCGGCGggagccggagccgccgccgtaGTCGCtgcggccgccgccgctgccgtcgcagcagcagctgctgccgccGCTACTGCAGCGGCCGCCATGTTGCGGGGAAGCCAGGGgctgcccgccccgccccgccccagcAGCTCTCACGAGATCACAACACACCAACCACACCATAAACATGGCGGCGCCCGCAGCTACTTCACTGCCGGTGGGCGCCCCGCCCCGGTGCCCGCCCCCGGCGCTGCGCCGCAAATGGGCGTGCCCAGCACGCTCCTCCCCTCTGCTGTGGTGGTTCCTCCCGGCAACCGCCCGTCCCTCAGCTGCGCCCCGCCGCGCTCGTCCCGCCCCGGAGGGGGCGGTCTGGTGGCTCCGTGCGGCAGCGGCCTGTGGGCGGAAGGAACGGAGGAGACTGCGGCCTGAGGCGGCGGCGTAGCAGGACAGGCCTGGCTCGGTCTTCGTGAGGAGCCAGGGCGGGAGCGCTGTCTCCCTGAGGCGCTCACCGCTCCCTTCGCGGCCCGCTGTCGGCGGCACCATGTCGGCCCTCCCGAGGAGCTACAACCCTTTCGCCGAGGAGGACGATGAGGAAACGACGGCCTGGCCGGCGAGGGGCGGCGGGGAGGCGAGCGCAGCAGAACGGCAGCGGTCcctgcagcaggagatgctccgccgctccgccgccaccgccgACAGCACCGCCCGCTCCCTCTCGCTGCTCTACGAGTCCGAGCGCATCGGGGTGGCCGCTTCCGAGGTGGGTCGGGGGTGGAGGGCGGCGAACTGGGGGCGGAaccttctccttttccccttgtgctgggggctgccctgcgcccgccgccccccgggaGGGGTGTCTGGATCAAACCTCCTGAGGGGGaggttgttttcctttgttttactgGAAGTCTTTCGAAACGGCTCTTTTTAGAGCTATTGAATGTTTCAAAGACAACGTATTCCTCTGTGTTATTGTGGGCTGCTTTTCTGGGTGCTGAGAGTTtggttttttgaggaaaaaaaaatcccaattaaaCCCTATCTATAAAATACTGAGGCTAGGACTCGACTGTGCTTTCAACTCCTGTTaacaattttcactgttttcttaatGGCCTGTATACCTGTTTTCATCTGACTAAAAAGTTTTTGGCAGTTGTCTTTTTGGCAGGCCCTGTTAGTTGCTTGTGATGTGCTCACTTCACCCCGATTAATCATTTCCTTCATTCTTCTGGCcatgtttcagaatatttacgcTCAGAGCCATGCCTCATAAAGGTCTGTCCCTTGTGTCACCTGCTAATGGGACGTTTCtttcaatgtcagtgatgtgatTGCCTCAGTTAACCTGAGAGCACCCACAAGCTGCAGTAGGGGCTTCTGCTcaagggtttttttggtgctATTTCTGCAAACTTGCAGCCTTGTGACTTGTGTTGTCTAGAAGAGCACAAATGAGCAATCAAGAATTTAGGCTTAACACAGGGCTCATGGTAATCTTGAACTGTATGTGTTTGCTGCTTCACTGAAGGGAAGAGAAGTGTATTCCACTGGAGTTCCCTGAAGTCTAGAGAGAATATGAACATAAGTTATTTGTTTTGCACTAATGTTGGCTGCAGACAACTTTCCTGCTAGAATTAATCTTTGGATTACTTTGGAATAATGTTTGTGCTGCTGAATTAGAAAATAACATGGTAGTACACGTCAGAATTACTAAATCCTGCACTGTTAGTGTCAGCTAAAATATAATTCCTGCAGTATGGGAAAATTCTGTTAGCATTTATTTCCTTTGGTCATTCTCTTTCTAAACTATCAGGATCACGCCATTAAGGTCATAATAGTATCCCTTCCCAATGAAGGTGTTGTTCTCAACTAGAAACAGTTCTGCTTGCTTATTTCCTTGCCATAAACCTTTTCATTTTCAGTACATCACCCATCTGGTGCCCTGCTTGTTCTATCAGGAACAGATGTAAGTGTCAACCTGACAGAAGGCCAGTACAGAAAATTCCTGGGTGCTGTTTGTAGCAGGTGTCAGGAACCTGGCATTGTGTGGTGCTGAGGATTTTACAGCTGGTTAATGCTATGGCTGACTAGCAACTCTTGACTTAAATGCCCTGGAGGAGTGAAAGAGCTGTATGTCTTTATAAGTAATCTATACAGCTGCgggagctgttatttttcttcagagtACCTGTAAAAATGTTTGATGTTTCAGTTTATTTTGGCTttactagctttttttttttcctgtccgtATCTGTTAGGAACTTGTACGTCAAGGGGAGGCCCTGAAGCGCACAGAACAGATGGTAGATAAAATGGAACAGGACTTGAAGACTAGTCAAAGGCACATAAATAGCATTAAGAGTGTTTGGGGGGGCTTGGTAAACTACTTCAAAGCCAAACCTCCAGAGAGCAAGCCAGAGCAGAATGGGACCCCTGAATATTATGCTAACAGTAGGTAAGTACAATAAACATTTTACTTTGGACtgatatcccacagcatctcttgAGATGTCACCAGAAAAACAGAACTTAAAATAAAAGATCTCTTGATTCTGTTAAGGAAACACCTGAGTTGGTGTCTAGCTCCCGTGTTACTTTGAGAAAAATACTTGTGTTTTTAGTGGTAAGAATAACTTTGTATTTGTGGGAAGTTAATGCACAAGTATTATAAATTATCATGCTTACTTCAGTCCTGTCAGGAAATCATGATTTGTAGCATTGACATGGTTCCATGTTATATATTATGTGTGTTTCTCTAGCTTCTCTTAAAAGCTGCGATTACAAATGATTTGCTGTGAAAGTACTGTGTCTTATAGCACTTGTCTTTCTTCAGCTGAGAAATTTATGTAAAGCCTGATAATGCTGCACGGATTGATTTCCTTCCCTCTTGCTGCATCCTCCACTAGAGGACAGCACTAGGTTGCCTCCAAGATGGAAGATAGTTTTGGTTTTGATAACAAAGTTTCCATATGCTGTTTTCAGCACTAAAGCAACCAGTTCTGCTTTCACTGAAGTCAAATGCTTATACTTAATTTTAAAGGAATATTTTGGATTGGATCTAACAAACTTGCTCTTCTGGCATAAATTGTTACCTGTTCTTATTTAACAGATTCAGTATGAAGCCTGTGGTCTAtaggaatgttttatttttcttctctttactaCCAGATTAAAGGAAGCAATGATGTCTAGTAAAGAACAAGAGTCAAAATACCAGGAAAGTCATCCAAATTTAAGGAAACTAGATAATTCAGGTTTGTTAACTTTATTTTACACTGAATGTCTGTCATCAACATGGGGTGAACCTGTAGAGTGGTGAAGGCAGAGACCCTTCAGCCTGCCCAGCCGACTACGTTGCTGCCTAACGCTTGGAGACTTGTGTTCCAGCCTTCATGGCTTTGAATTCTAGGGAATTGTTTCCCCTAAAATTCATTATACCCATACTGAAGATGTGAAATATTTTACTTGTTTACAGATTTTATTTAACCCTTCCTGCAGGGGGATTTATGCTGATAATATATCCACTAAAGACTTTAAAAGCACCCAGTGCTTATGTTTGCACAGAGGAGACTATAGCAAAGAATCCACACAGTGTGTAGGCAGCATTGTCCTGTGTTTGCCAAAAGGTTAACTTGTACATGCAGAGGTTTTCCTTTTTAACCATCACTTGTCATAGTTTTCAgatgttttccttcttgtttcaAACATGGACTCTAACCCTTCATGCTGAAGTCATTACTTGATTTGCACAAGGGAGTGTTCAGGGTTTGCTGTTGGTCCTCAGTCTTACAATGTGTCTGTGATGATTTTTGTGTATAATGTGACTGCTCCCTTTTAAAGTGAGGTTCAATTATTTAGTTTAGTAAGAGTGAGAAAGCAGCAGGGTGTCCTTATAGTTGTAGTTCTGTAAGTAAAGAAATACTTTTTGGTAACATTAATTTCTGTTCCACTCCACATAAGATTAGAATTCTGTCCAATAGAGGACAGAAATAACTCTCTGGCGGCTTGACTTGGGGAAGTATTCACTGCTGGTGGAAGTTACCAACCTACCTGCTGTCTTGGttaagtgtgggtttttttcctcaactGCTCAGTGAAACTGCAAAAGACAGCCCAGAATAGAATAATTGTAGCTTAATAACTAATCATCTTGAGGGGTACCCTATAGGTAGTGGTGTCAGACTGATTTTAATACTCCTGCTAATGTGTTATGTGATTACATGGCAACTGTGGTCAGAGTAATTCTTAAtagctgccttgccttaaactttGACACCTTCAAAAACTCTAAAGCCTCTTCTTACTAACTTTTTAATCATTATAATCTGTATTTTATACTCTTAACAGACAATGATTTTGGCAAAGCAGATTTAGTTTCTTCAGTGCAGAGGGATTTGTATCCGAAGAACCAACAACTGCGAGCTTACCACCAGAAAATTGATAACAACTTAGGTGAGTGAGAAAATTGAAGCTGTTTGATGTAATACAATTTCCAACTTCTGGTTCTTAAGCCATAGAAAATTACTAAGTAATATATTGCCaacaaaaaggggtttttttttgttcacatGGGAAatttcatcatttaaaaaaaaatcatctgcttgTATTCTGGATTCCAAAACTACCTACATGGCAGAATCACGTTTGATTGAAACATATGCCATTTGTATGGTTGAATGCTGCAGCATGAGGAAATGGTGCTGATGTATCCATAACACTTGCATTCAGGATATGAAACTGTTTCTTTGAATCATCCTGTAAGTTGACTGGAGTATCACTGGGACGAGCAGGCTTATCTATCCCTTCTGAAAAGATTTATTAAACAGGTATTGGTAATATTACTAAGAAGATACTGCTTCAGATTGACATCAAGATTATACCAGTACGGACACTTACTCCCTCTTTGTCTAAATCCTACCACTTACATTGAAAGATGTGTTCAACTTAACTGACAGTTAAACTCAGATGTTAAATTGTACATCAGTTTGGACCCAAAGAATTTACAACTGTGCgcagcttttgaaataaaaatgttttgtagCAAATAGAAGAACCGAAAGGCACTAAATATTTAATTTGTGAATTTGCTGCATTTTTTAATGACTTCTAAAAATCATTCAGctgcctttctcttcctttgttcTGTAGCAGATGTACAAAGTGCCTCTTTGCCTACACGTGTCACTGTTTAGCTGACCTAGAAAGAAGAGATTGGAAAGAAATTGGAAAGCAATAGATCAAAGAGAGAGAGTCAATCATAAGAGTTAGTAGAAGCACATTTGTTACTCCCAAGCTGTGCAAATCCTACTAGCCTCAGGAGCATTTATACCAATCGATCATCCAATAAAATAGTTTTGTTATTGCCGAATTAGAAAATCTGGGAATTGGATTTTTTCATCTATGTTGAATAATTAATGGCTTAAATCTTCAGTGTATTGATGATATCAAATTGAGGTAGTGAGCATATTGTGTGTATTGAGCTGAGAAAATATGTAATATGTACCAAATTTTctataatacatttaaaaaaaaaaaagtaaaaagcatgTTATTACAAGGTATGTGATTTTATAAAGATATAATTTGGTTTTAAGCATTTCTAGTTAACTTGTaatggaaaaaagaaggaagcaaCTATTTCTGTTAGTAATGCAGAAGCAGTGTTAAAATATTGGTGCTTCCACTACTAAAGAACACTGACATCTTCTAACCCAGGGTTTTGGAGAAGAGGGAATATTGGTCATGTCTATTTAAACAATATGCATTATACTGCTTTGATACCTTATGGTCCCTCTCTTTATTGACAGATGAGATGTCTTCTGGGTTGAGTCGTCTGAAAAACCTAGCTCTTGGTCTGCAAACAGAAATAGATGAGCAGGACGATATGCTGGATCGGCTAACGAAAAAAGTAGAGACACTGGATATCAATATTAAAAGCACCGATAAAAAAGTCCGGCaactttaaagtatttttagaattttttttgtcCGGCGTCAGTTCTTCCTTGGGTGTCTTATCTGAACTGATCTCTTAAATCTTGGACaaagttggtttgttttttctgataCGCTATTGATTTTGTCATTAAAATTTCATAATCCTAAGTGCAGCATAATACCTTAAGTTTCTTCTTAATGTACATGGGAAAAGTGCATGTTGAGTGAAATCTCTCAGCACTTGGTAAATGCTTTTGTGCTGGATACCCTGCTCGATTGTGTAAGTGTGTCATGTGCGTGGAGGAATTTGCAGTCTACAAAGCTTCAGTGTCCTTGGCCTGGGAGCTGTGATGAGAAAAGTAACTACATTTTGCCTCTGTTTTGAGGAGGGGGCGGGGGGAACAGAGTGTGCTTCTTTGTTCAGAACAAACGTTGCTAATTCTGTTTACCTACAGCtattttaaattctgaaaaaaTGCTGATTTCCAGCTGTAAAAATAATTCTAAGTGACTGTTCTCTGGCATTTCTGGGGCTTAAGGAATGAACTGTTCTATGGACGTTGTGAAATATCAAGGGTGTCATGCAGTAACGATAATATCCTGTGCGTGTTCCCTTTTCTAAGATGACTTTTCTCAAATGCTGGATCCATGAACTGTGGTAGTTGTTTGGGTCACTAAATGCTGTCACCTTTACAATGTTTTCAGTAAAGATCTCTGAGGGTATGTTGTGGTCTGCAAGAAACACTGATTGACAGTGACCCAAAAAGTCTGGGTAACAAAATCAGGACGTAAATTTATATGCTTTTAAAGATTCTTTTGTAGAAATTGTCACCGTCTGTGTTTAAATTTTCTGCTCTTTCTCAGCTTATTCAGTTATTGTGGTTATTTGAAAAAGAGCTTCCATTGTAGAAATGGAGAGTTGGTCTGACACTGCTCAAACAGATCACAGGAGATCATTctttaacatttattttgcatGTGATTACGgactcagcagctgctgccttttcCTACGTGATGTGACTGGTTTTAAGACACTCAGCTATGGTTCAGATACTTCTGTGTTGGCTTAGTGGGTATGAAGAGTTCCTGCAGATGAAGAAAAACTCAAATGTTGGAGTCTTCCAGACACAAGTTGGGCCTTacaatttgttttgttcttttgtgtgtgtcACTGTAGaacaaaataattacaattcCGTTCCCGCCTTGGGACGTGATAATGAGAACTTGCTGTCTTCAAAACAAGTAATTTGGGTTTGGAGAGGCCAAGGGATGTGTGTCAGTGTTGCAGCGCTCACTATCGCAAATGAGGATGAGTGGCTAATGAGAGACAGTTACGGTTCTGAGTTGGTGCCACATTATCTTATGAACTAAAAGAAAACCTTGATGTTCAGGGCTATCAAGCTTGTATCCTCCAGAAACATCACATTCCTACTGTCCTGATTCCTTTTTTAAAGGGATTTGTTACCTTGAGCTCACTTGCTACAAAGTTCAGCTGATTGTTAAGGAGATAAAAGACAACTTGAACCTTTCTTGATTTGCTGTGTCTGCTGAAAGTTcacttgcagaaaaacaaatcACTAGAAAATCCGCAGTTCTTGGGCATAGTATTGTGGAAAAGAAATATTCCTGGGATTACTAGCAAGGTAGAGCTGTGAATTAGATTTAAGGTGAACCTGTTTCCCCTTATGTTACTGATGTCATTAATTTCAgtccctaaaaaaaaccccaggcatTTTGCAGGGACATAAAACTACAAGAGCTATTGAGTCCCTTTAATTGCCTTTTAATTTGCACTTTGTGTCATGCTCATTTGGAATCTTAAAAACCTCATTAATATCAATGTATTGTCTGTTTGGGTGTATACCATGATTAATTCTCTTTTATTCTGTTAGAATATTTATGAATAATAAGATTTTATGTCTCAAGATGGTTGATATGTTTATTTACTTAATGATACCAATCATTAGTTTTCAAAATGTTAATTACCTCAGTGAAGGAAGGTTGAAATTTTGCTTATACCTGTTTTAGTTCCTTATTTGACTTTATGCTTTTAATGAAAAGGGTGAAAAGAATTGTATTTTTTCTTATCTCAATGCTGTTTAACAGGAGCATTTTCATCTTGAAAAGGATTTAGAAATTCTGAGAGAGAATACTAAAAAATTGCATAGTAGTTAATGATGTGACTTTTAATGTGAAATCTGCCTTCACCTGTATGCAGCTACTTCACAGCTATGTTTTTGCCAAAGTAAGACTTTGGTAACTAGGATGTTATGCTGAGATTTTCTCCACTAGACTATGGTCAATGGAGGAAAAATGTAGCTGGGGATTTAGATGTGTTATGTGTAATAAGTGACGTGGAGCTTGAATCCAAACAACTATGGTTGATTTAAGAGCAAAGTGAAGTTGTATAAGCCTTATGAGATGTGTACTGCATCCTGGATAGCTTTGCCTTTAAAAACACAggcagggaagggggaaaaaaagtccctATTTCAACTTGGAGGCCCTTTGTGATGCAGGCAGACTGGAAAAGCGGGATCTCAGCCATGTGGGAGCTTTGCAGAGGTGTCAAACTTCTCGTGTCTTCTCACAGTCCCACTCACTGGCTCAGTAACGTATGTCTTTGCTTAGGCTTTTCTGCTCTATTtattggtgggttttgttttttcctaatggCCTTGTTTAAAGGATCACTTCCCACACCTCATGGGTATAAATGAATTTGTTACAAACCGAATTCCCTTCCTCAAGTTAATAGAGATGCTTTATGCTGATAAAGAGCTGAAGTCTGACTGACATGAGGAGACCACACTGTTGTGTAAtagtgtggtgtggggtttttttcttgctcGTTGGAATAACTTTCAATTGTGCAGAACAGGGAAATGTAATGGAAAAAACCACATGATTTTTGCCTTTTCAGGAAATGTCATTTTGCATGTGTTATGAAGGATTTAAGTAGCTGTTCTTACTATTTCCTGAGATAAATACGTTTTATTTCTTCTTGGATACTGTTGAAAAACATACTTTGTACAGGGCATAGGACTTTCAGAAGAGATTTAATTTACACTCAAGCACTAACTTGATAAGTTAAATGATTTTGCCTAGATACTCGTGTTGGCATAGGAAATGGGTGTCCTTGCAGCAAAATAGCTCTGGTTTATTTGATTCCTATTGGCATGAGTAGAAGTTTAATATTAAAGTCAGAAGAAGATAGCccccaaaaatatatatttcaagtCTTCTTTATAAAAGGAAATTTTCTTGCTGCTTAGGAAGTTTGCTAATAAATTTTGAAGAGCTGTCAAACATTGGGAAGCAGCATAGCTTTCCTAACACAGACATAAGACATACTCTAAAAACAGCAAGTGAAAAACAAGTGGGAATAAGCAATATCTGACTACTAGAGTCCCAGGTGTATTAGATTGTAAAATTTCCTGAGCATTGAATGAAATATTGCAACAAGTGATGTGTAGCTGAATTTTAGTCTGTACTACCAAGACTTGTTGGTGGGCAGAACTCTGGCTTAATGGAATTGTTGGGACACTGTATGGTGTCAGAGGTTTTTAATGTGTGACATTCATCTGATATGTTTTGCTGCCTTGTGGTTTTTGTGAAGTGATGTCATTTGTTAAATGGTGAAATAGAAAAGACTTTCACCACTCTGCCTTCTGAACAAACAGATTTTTTGTAGGCATTTTACAAGCATAACGTAATATGGAGGTTATGTGTTAATTTTTACTTTGGAATATATGTGGCTTAATTTTCAAAATCACAGGCAGTGATTTTTTGTGTCTGTGGCTTTTTTTAATAGTACTTTAATTCTCTGCCACCCAGGTATAACAGTTTTTATACAAATCAAATtgaattatctttttcttttatttaaatgctaaaCTGGACTGTGGTTCAGCAATTCAGGAGATAGAATGAAATGAGTGTTGAATGGTAAAATGGTCAATAAAGGCGCTTATTGTTAATGGagatttttgcatttatttcccGTATTTCTCTGATTACAACATCATTGACACTTATTTTCCACAATAAGACCTGTTAAAATGCTGGACATGCTCTGTTAAGTTTGTGCCAGAACGGAAATAATTTTGCAGCTGGTGGGTTTTCTGGGAATAAAAGGAGGGTATTACATTTCTACTTGACTCTTGAGTACATTCCTTTAGATCCTGAAAGGAATGCAAACAGGCATTTATTGTTGCAAAACTTTAACTTGTGATTATAAAATAAATCAAGATGTTGCTTGAAAAGTAACCTTGATCAGGAGTATCAGAAACTGGATGTATGCATTAAGACAGGTGAACAGGAGGGAGGACTTTACACAAATGTGGTTGTGGCTGGTTGGGAATTTCAACCCTTTTGTGTTTCCTCAAGGACTCCCTTGCTGACACTGCGGTCCCTGCCTTTCTGGGAAATCAGAGGGCAAAGTGGAGGTAAAAGATGCTTGTGCAAGTGTGTAAAACCAGGTAGAGCAGGTGCTGTTGGAAGGAAGGACCCTCACGCTTCTGCCTGCCTTTTGCCCTCTTCCCCACCTCTGCAGAGAGGTTTGGTTTTAGGAGGGAGCTTTACCATTGTTGCTTCATTTTGCTAGGTGGTTGGTTGGTATCTTTGCTTCCAAATAAATCCATTACATATTCCTGAAGTGGGAAAATATGAAGAACTGCATTTGGGCCAGAACTGGGGGCTTGGAAAGGCTCACTTGAAAGAAAGCAGGGAGGTGCCCCACAATAAATAGACTGCCAAATCAGGAAGATCCCTGAGTGCCAGGCAGGGTTTTCTAAATGCAGTGACTTTGGAGCCCTGCCTCAGCTATAAAAAGTCTAGATGAGCTGTGACTTTGCTGTTGGCGAGGCAGAACCTTCTAGAAGATGGGCTCTCAGCTCTAGCAGTGGATATTTTTGGGAAAACAATGGCCCTCCTTGGCATTTTCATTCTAGATGATCCTTTTTCCTCCATGTAAATTGTAAATCTGTTAATGGATAGCAGTCATTTGCCAATGGTGAGCTCTGC
This DNA window, taken from Patagioenas fasciata isolate bPatFas1 chromosome 17, bPatFas1.hap1, whole genome shotgun sequence, encodes the following:
- the SNAP29 gene encoding synaptosomal-associated protein 29 yields the protein MSALPRSYNPFAEEDDEETTAWPARGGGEASAAERQRSLQQEMLRRSAATADSTARSLSLLYESERIGVAASEELVRQGEALKRTEQMVDKMEQDLKTSQRHINSIKSVWGGLVNYFKAKPPESKPEQNGTPEYYANSRLKEAMMSSKEQESKYQESHPNLRKLDNSDNDFGKADLVSSVQRDLYPKNQQLRAYHQKIDNNLDEMSSGLSRLKNLALGLQTEIDEQDDMLDRLTKKVETLDINIKSTDKKVRQL